A window of Ruminiclostridium herbifermentans genomic DNA:
TATCATCCTGCTATCTTTTTAAAAACAATCCAAGAATTACGTCCAACAACAACATATTTAGTAAGAACAATGATGGTGCAAATATTTGATTATCCTTTTTTAGATAGGTTTGATATTAGTTCTATAAAAAGAATTATTCTCGGAGCCATGATAACTCCTGAAAGTGTGTTCTTAAAGACTACGGAAAAATTTAAGAATGCTATAGTATACAATGCCTATGGTTTGTCGGAAGCATCGGTGAGAGTTTCTTTTGCATGTAGTGAGGATTTATTAGCATATCCTGGCACAGTAGGAAGACCAATAAAAGGCTGTGACGTTACAATTTATCGTGATGATGGTTCTGTTTGTGAAGCGGACGAGATAGGAGAGATATTTGTTCGTACTGATTACATTATGGACGGATATTATAAATGTAAAGACAAGACCTTAGAGGCGATTACTGATAAGGGATTAAGGACTAGGGATAAAGGTTACAAGAATAAAGAAGGCATGTTATTTATTGTAGGTAGGACAGATGACTTAATTAATCAGGGTGGAAATAATGTGTATCCTATTGAAATTGAACAGATACTGCTTATGAACCCTTTAATTAGAGAAGCTGTTGTAATTGGAATAGATGATGAAAAATTAGGTCAGAAAATTATTGCGTTGGTTCGTGTGGCTGAAGGTGAGAATGTATTAGTTCAAGATTTGTATAAATGGTGTCGTGCAAATCTAGAGGATAGAAAGATTCCAAGAGAAATTGTAATAGTTGAAAAGATGCCAAGAAATGAAATGGGTAAACTTAACAAAAATATCCTCAGAAGCTTTTATATAGACCAAATCCAAAATAGGAGGAGTTAAAAAATGAAACGAGAAGATTTGTCGCTAGAGAGACAACTGGTATTAATGACAGCAATTGAAATGGAGGAATCACAGAGGGCTAGATTGGAAGAAATTCTTAACAGTCACCTTAATTGGGCAGATATTATTTTTCAGATGATAACTCATAGAACATTAGGTATGTTTTATTATAACTTAAAAAAGTTTAAATTGGTTGATAAGCTTGAAAAAGAAATACATCGTCTTTTAGATGCGAATTGGCAGGTTTATGGGGAACGAAATGCATATTATCAAAAAGAGCTTACCAATGTTTTAAAGGCATTTAATGAGCATAATGTTGTTGTGCCTGTTCTTAAAGGTAATCTGCTAGCTATTATGGTTTATCCTGAGATTGAAACAAGAATATTTAATGACTTAGATATGATTATGAAGCTTGATGATGTAGTTCCTGTAACACAAGCCTTGGAAGGAATAGGATTCGTTCAGGGACATTTTGATGAGGAAAAACAAGAAATAATAGCAGCTTCAAGGAAAGAAAAAATGCTGCAGCAAATGGTTTCTCACGAATTACAGGAATTTCAGAAAATAAGCGACAACAAGTTTGCAAAGCTTGTACAGGTTGATATCAACCATGATGTTCTTTGGAAGGGAAATTGTCCATATAAGGTGCCTACTGAAGAATTAATTGCAAGGGCTCTTCCTATTGAGATAAACGGTGTTAAAGGATATATGCTTGATTACATAGACAATATTATTCAGCTTAGCTGCCATTTGTACAAAGAAGCAACACTAATGATGTGGGTTACTGACTTAAGAGATTTGAAAATCTATAAGTTCTCTGATTTGTATATGTATATTAAGAAGTTTTATGACAAGATTGATTGGGATTTACTTGTTGAAAGAATTAAGGGATACAATCTTGATAAGGTTGTTTATTATAATTTCCATTATATAGAAATGATGTTTGGTGAGTTAATTCCTGAAAAAGTACTAAATGCATTAAGACCAGATGATCTTACTTATTTAGATGAATATGGAATAGAAAATAAAGAACCATCATTATGGGAATATGATTTCTTTACAAGGTTGTTTGAGACAGATAGAGTTTTGACCTTAGCGGAAAATCAATTATCAGGCATGAATAAGTACTTAGATGCTAAAGCAAAATCTGATGGGGTTTTTAAACATAGAACATTAAATAACTAGAACTTGCAACACAGATATATGTAATCGGTGCAATAACGCAATAAGCTTGGAGGGGAGATTATGACAATTGATAGGGACAATATACTTAAAATGCTGATTACATCTTTAAAAAGAGATGAGAGTGAATTTGCCAATATAACAGATGATACAGACTTAAGAGAGCATGGTCTTGATTCCATTACCAGCATTGAGACTATTGTTATGTTGGAGGAAGCATTTGATATTAGCGTTGATGATGATGATTTATATATAGAGAATTTTAATACATTAGGAAAGATAATTAAACTGCTTGAAAAATGTATGAATAATTAGATAGAAGCAGTAGAGTAAAAGCTGTGTGCAGTAAGTTAAACTTTAGGACTTGGTTTTTTGGATTTAAGTAACTAATTCAACTGCAAAGTTTAAGTAAATATGTATTTAACCTAAGTGCAATCATAAAAACTACCTAAATACTAGGCGGAGTTTTTGGTTGCACTTTTTATTAGAACTTGATTAAAGGCAGTGAACGAGAATAAATACTATTTTGCGTAATATAGTATACTAATAATTGGCTTAAGTAAATTAATACTATATAATTATTTTATTACAAGTTTATAAATGCTATTTTAGGAATATAAGTTAAAAAGATAGGTTTGTGCTAACTTGGTGCATTTTTAATGGTGTGCAGAAGTCGTTAAAAAATAGACGTGGAGGATAGAATGCAGATACTTGTTGATGCAGATGCATGTCCTGTTAAAGAAATAATAGTGAGAGTTGCAAAAAAGTATAAAATTCCTGTAACAATGATAATTGACACAAGCCATGAACTCTATGATGGTTACAGTATCATAATAACAGTAGATAAATCAAGAGACAGCGTAGATATAAAGCTAATAAACTTACTAAAGAAAGAAGATATTGTAGTTACTCAGGATTATGGAGTGGCTGCAATGGGATTAGGAAAGGGGGCAAGGGTGCTCAATCAGAATGGCTTGATTTATTCAGATAATAATATTGACAGGCTGTTATTTGAAAGGCATCTTGGTCAAAAGGTTCGCAGAGCAGGAGGCAGAACAGGTAGTGTTAAAAAACGTTCAAAAGAGGACAATGATAATTTTGAAAGAGCGTTAATAAAGCTGATTGAAAAGCGGGAAGAATAAGTTATTAATAGGAAATATATGTATGATATAATTAATGTGAAACGCGAAAAGATTTCTTAAAATTATTTTTATATCAAAATTTTGTGTGGAGGTTAGCATGAAAGAATTAGGAAGCATGTTGAAAAGCTATTGCGTACCTCCACGATAATAGATTTACTTTTATATCAAAATTTTATGTGGAGGTTAGCAGTGAAAGAATTAGGAAGCATGTTGAAAAGCTATTGCGTACCTCCACGATAATATATTTATTTTTATATCAAAATTTTGTGTGGAGGCTAGCATGAAAGAATTAGGAAGCATGTTGAAAAGCTATTGCGTACCTCCATGATAATATATTTATTTTTATATCAAAATTTTGTGTGGAGGTTAGCATGAAAGAATTAGGAAGCATGTTGAAAAGCTATTGCGTACCTCCACGATAATAGACTTATTTTTATATCAAAAATTTTGTGTGGAGGTTAGCATGAAAGAATTAGGAAGCATGTTGAAAAGCTATTGCGTACCTCCACGATAATAGATTTACTTTTATATCAAAATTTTGTGTGGAGGTTAGCATGAAAGAATTAGGAAGCATGTTGAAAAGCTATTGCGTACCTCCACGATAATAGACTTATTTTTATATCAAAATTTTGTGTGGAGGTTAGCATGAAAGAATTAGGAAGCATGTTGAAAAGCTATTGCGTACCTCCACGATAATAGACTTATTTTTATATCAAAAATTTTGTGTGGAGGTTAGCATGAAAGAATTAGGAAGCATGTTGAAAAGCTATTGCGTACCTCCACGATAATAGATTTACTTTTATATCAAAATTTTATGTGGAGGTTAGCAGTGAAAGAATTAGGAAGCATGTTGAAAAGCTATTGCGTACCTCCACGATAATAGACTTATTTTTATATCAAAATTTTGTGTGGAGGTTAGTATGGATAATCATTTAAAATCAACTATTGAGAAACGAATAAATAAGGTTGCTGAAAATCTTAGAAAGAACAATATGCAAGTCCATTATGTAGAAAGTAAAACGGATGTAGTAAATAAGGTAGCAGAGCTGCTTAAGGAAGGAGATACTGTTGGAATTGGTGGTTCCCAAAGTATTTTCGAAAGTGGAATATTTGACTTGCTCCGAAGTGGAAAATATAACTTTCTAGATAGATATAAAGAGGGCTTGTCCAGAGAAGATATCGAAGAAATATACATTAAATCTTTTTCAGCTGATGCTTATATTTGCAGTACAAATGCCATAACTGAGCAGGGTGAGTTATATAATGTAGACGGCAATTCTAACAGGGTTGCAGCTATATGCTATGGTCCTAAGTCTGTAATTATTATTGCTGGATATAATAAGATAGTAAAAAATTTTGAAGAGGCAGTAAGACGTGTTAAATTATTAGCAGCACCTGCAAATTGTGTTAGGCTTAATTGCAACACTTATTGTAAGGAAAAGGGAGAATGTATGTCATTCTTATCAGATGCAGATGATATAACAAATGGTTGTAACAGCTCTGATAGAATATGCTGTAACTATGTTTTTTCAGCATACCAAAGAAAAAAAGACAGGATAAAGGTAATACTAGTAGGAGAAGAATTAGGTTATTGATGGAGGTAAAAATGATTGTATCATCCTTAAGAATGAAGCTTTATTCACCTAATTGTCATTCTCTGAAGGATAAAAGAATGATTGTGAAAAGTTTGATTAATAGAACACGCAATAAGTTTAATGTATCAATAGCTGAAGTAGAAGAACAGGATTATTATCAAACAATAGTAATTGGTGTGGCATGTGTTTCATCAAGCAGAACTCAAGCAAATGCTGTACTAAATGAGGTTATGAGATTTGTTGAAGGAAACACAGATGCTGAGATAACAGATTTATTATTTGAAGAAAGATGAGAAAAGCAAAGACCTTGTGGAATGATAAGGGTCTTTGCTTATATAATGGAAAAGGTAATTAAATGGATTGCTAATTCATAATGTTTATCTATCTTCAGTAAAGGTAAGCTTAAGAGTGAGAGTTTTATCTCCTCTGATAACTACGGCATCAACAGTATCGCCTGCCTTATGCAATTTCTTTACAGCATCTATGTCGGACATGGTTTTTATCTGTTTGCCATCAAGCTTTACCAATACATCACCTTTCTTTATTCCTGCAGCATAAGCAGCTCCATCAGTTGGAACTTCAACAACGTAAATACCTACAGGGATTCCGTACATTTCAGATATTTCTTGAGAAACCTCTTGTCCTGTAATACCTACTAGTGGTTTTCCTTTTACATAACCATATGTCTTCAACTGCTCTATTATTGGTTTAGCAGTATTAATTGGAATTGCAAAGCCTAAACCTTCAACACCAGATACAGATATCTTAGCTGAATTTATACCTATGACTTGTCCTTTTGAATTTAATAATGCACCACCGCTATTACCTGGATTTATTGCAGCATCTGTCTGAATAAGATTTAATGACATGTTTCCAGTTTTTAACTGTCTATTTAATGCGCTTATAACTCCAGAGGTAACTGAACCTGCAAATTCCATTCCGAGTGGATTTCCTATAGCAACAGCTAAATCTCCAACCTCAACACTTGATGAATCACCAAGTTCTGCAACTGGAAGGTTCGTGAGGTCAATCTTTATAAGTGCTAAATCATTGTCGCTATCTCCACCTATAAACTTAGCAGTTGCTTCACGTTTATCAGGTAAATAAACTGTCAAAGTGGTATTCTTTAAATTACTATTTGGGTCAGCATATTCAACAACATGGTAGTTTGTCATAATATACCCATCTGAACTAATTATAATTCCTGAACCCTCAGCATCAGATGTGGAAGGCATAGAACCAAAGAAGAAGTTACGAGTGTTGGTTTTAAATGTCATTTTTATACCTACAATTGAAGGCCCAACTTTCTTGGCTATTTCTGTTACTGTTAAATCTCTTAAATTTGATGAAGCTACTAGATTTGTACCAGAAATATTATTTTCAGCAGAAGATGTTTGTAATAATCCTCCATTTGATGAAATATTATTCTGCACATCACTCAGCTGCTTTGAGAAACTGGTATATAAAGCTCCGCCCACAACAAAACTAGTAATAACAGAAGTAACTAGAACAAGTGACATATATGTCAGCAAATTGTGTCTTCTTTTTCTTTCAGGCTTAACAATACTCTCCTTGTAATTTAATTGACTTTGAAACTGTTGGTTTACACCGTTTACGAAATATGATGTATTTTGTGATTGACTATCCCAGCTAGTATTGCCTTGTATTTGCTCAAATGAACTAATATTATCTTGCTCCTGATCTTCTGATTTTACTTCGATATTATAAACATACTGTGTCTGGTTATTCAAATCTTGATTATCATGCTGCTGAGTATTTAAGTTATTGTCATTTTGAAATTCTGTATTCCAATCGTTATTATTTCTATCTAACATAATATTACCTCCAATCTGTAAATATTGTTTGCTTTATCTTATGTTTATATAATAAACTTTAATTATGTACAATTTACTAAGAAAGTTTTAATAAATTGTTATTAAATTTAAAACAAATTGTTAACAAGGACAATTAATATCTTGTGAGGATTAGGAATGTGAGATGTACAGAGAAAACAGGCTCTAATAATGTTAAAATATAGGATTAATGGTAAAAAATTAAATATTGAGAACTAAGTGATAATATTAAAGTTCCCGTGTATTTCTATCTATTTCCTATATATAGGATATGTTAACAAATATAGAAGTTTAAATATATAAAATTAGACTACCACTATTGTTTTAAGCCGCTATGCTAATTTATTTGAACTGAGTTTGCAGGTAAACTACTTATTACACCAATAAAACTTAGATAAATTGGATACTCGATTACAAGTACTAGTTTTAATTTGTGGTAAGAGTAATTGATTCAAATACATTGATTCAAAAATTAAACCTACACGATGTAGTTATTGCGCAGCAGGTATTCATGGATGCAATTGATAATTCTACCGCACCAATAGAGTTTTATTTGAAGCTTTAGTATGTTGTTTATAGGAACTGTTACAGATCTTGAAATAAGCGAATTTTTTTACTCATGTAAGGGGGCATCTATAAACATAAAATCATAGGGGATTTCTTCACTGAAAATTTCAAATAGTGACTTGCTTGCTTTTTTGTCAATATCAACAAGAACATATTCTTCTAATATAGCAATAACCTTGCCGTAACCAATAAATTTGTCGTCCCTTGTAATTGCTATAAGGTCATCCTGCTTAATAAAATCTCTTTTTTCACATTGAACTATCATATATTCACCTTTATAGTACTTTTTCTCACTTTCTATATTAATGATTATTAGATATATGAATATTTATGTAGTGTAAGAGTATTTATAAAGAAAGCGGCACTATTATTTATATCCGTTATTCAAAATAATTATGCATTAATGGAAAAACTATTTTAAGCCGATTAATATTGTATAGGGATATGAGTGGTGCCATAGGCACGTTAATCTAAGGAGGGATTTATTATGATAACAGGAGTAAACTCTAAACCAATAGCAAATCAAAATGTGTGTGCAAAAAAACAAGAAAAAACAAAAGAGATATCCAGTGATACTTCTAAAGATACTGCAGTTGTGCTAGAATTGGGAAAATCATCAGAAAATACTGCAGGAGTCTATGGAAAGCCTGCTACTTCGGTAAAACCTACATCAGAGGATAAAATAGAAAAGAAAACAACCGCAGCTAATGCGGAAGAAATTGAAAGATTATGGGCTGAAGCAAATAGAGCTACACAAAACTTGAGAGACTTGGTGGAACAGTTACTAAAGAGTCAAGGTAAAAAATTTCATGATGTTTTCTCTGGAAAGGATAGCTTGGAAATCGATGAAGAAACAAGGGCTGCTGCTCAACAAGCTATTTCAGAGGATGGAGAATGTGGTGTACAAGCTGTAAGTGACAGAATAGTTGCATTTGCAAAAGCAATTTCTAATAATGACCCAGAAAAGTATGAAGAACTAATGAAAGCCATAGATAAAGGCTTTGCTCAGGCAGAAAAAGCACTTGGTGGTCAGCTGCCTGAAATATGCAGAAAAACTTATGATGAGGTTAAAAGAAAAATGGATGAGTGGAAATCTGGAGGAGATGTAAACAATACAGCTGAGAATGTTTAAATTCCAAAGTTAAAATAATTAATATTACAAAAGCCGTTCCATAAATAAGGAACGGCTTTTGCTCACATATACATATATATAAGTGCTGGGGACACTATATAGCAAAGAAAGAAAATATAATCCACTTTTTTAAGTGGCGGTACTGCTTTGGTTTTCAAGCAATAAGAATATCCCGCGCTTCATTGAAACGCCGAAAGTATAATACTTATTCTATTCAATACGTAAGGCCTTGTATTCACCAGGCTGCAGAGATATTTTAAAATATGTGTTTCCGTTTCTGCTTATTCCATCAAATTGAGGCTCAATATGGCAATTACTAGGTTCAATTTGAGATAAGCGCTGGTCTTCCTTGTGTACCACAACCGTGAATTCAACATTAGTTTTTCTGAAGGATTCAACGATAAAGGTATTATTGTCATATACAAAAAGACCAATATTTGACGGTGCTTCTAAATGAACAGGCAGATTAATTGATGCAGTTTCTCTTATTAAGTTCAATACAGCCTCAGGATAGCTATACAAGTCTCCTGGGTTATCAGGAATAGTCAAAACATAAAGCTTACCTTTGCTATATTTGTTTTGTAATAACACCGCATGATTATTAGAAGTATGTATTCCAACTGCCATTTGCCAGCTGTCATTTGTTTTAAAATCAATATGTGGCATTAGAATTTCTTTTTCAGAATAATAATAATCCTTGAAAGCACAGTACATCATATGAACGGCAAATTCTTTTACTATTGATTTTTTATCAGTATAATTTATTACAGCTATATCAGAAAGTTGCTCGTTAAGAACTCTAAGTAAACCAGTAGTAATCATTACAGAATTACCATCACATAAGCTTTTTTTAATTTTATCAACGATATCTGAATCCTTTTTCGCACTTTCTGTAAGAAGAATAAATCTGCTCTCTGCTGGGTATTCTGAATATGGTTCAAGGGGTAAACCTAGCATACCAAGGTATCCGTGAATAAAATCCTCGCCGTCAGAGTTAAAGGGCTTATAGCATGAGATTCCAACAGGCTCACCAATATGTCCCATAAGCTTATCAAATTGCTCAAATACAAAGCCAGCAAGTGGAACGTAAAGCTTGTAATCATATGCTAATAAACCGGCACAGAAAAGGGTTATTTCCTTAGCCTTAGAGAAAAGGGTCATATATAATTGCTCTACGTAAGTATCTAAGGTGCAATCAAAGGAGTCAAACCATCCACCTAAATTTTTACCGGGGTTTATGTTTTCAAAATATCTCATTATAAAGTAACCGATATATCTCTGCAGAACCTGCTGCGTATATTGTGAATCACGAGTTTCTGTTCCGGTATAAAAGGAATCAAACAAATTTGCTTGAGCCTTTGGGGTATAACCAGTAAACTGATGGTGATCATACCAGTTTGGATATTTTATTATCATATTTATATTTGGATTGACTGCTTTTGCTGTACTCATAATTTCAGAAGATACTTCTGCTAACAGCTGTGTTCTGAAATCAGCCCAACTTTTGCTTCCCTTAGCTTCAATACATGAATCGCATTTGCAATTAGTAAAATAAAAATCGTCTAAAATTATTTCGTCAAAAATACTAGCTGTATATGCGACTACTTCTTTTAATTGCCTTCTTTGTTCAGGATTACTATAGCAAAAGGAACTAAAATCCCAAGTATTATTTGTTTTGGGAGTTGTAGTGATAGCACCTGAAACTTTAATGCCCTTTTCTTTAAAAAACTCTTTGCAGAAAAGCATATTTTCCTCTGAAAGAAAAATACCGCTACGATAGGTCTCTAGATAAACCTTTCCAATTTTTATATGCTTGGAAAAAAATTCAAAGGAGGATTCAAAAGCATTATCTTCCTTAAGCTTTAATATATCAAATGCGTTGTAAAAAATAGCTGTACTAAAATTTTTGTAGGACATATATTATACCTCACTAAGTATTATAATTATTTTGTAGACTTCATATTAGCTATAGTTTTAAATTAGTACAAATGCTTTGAATCATTTAATTTTAGGATATATTATGTATTTCTTTAACTCAATTATAGATAGCATATAATAAAATATCTCGTCAAAGGTTGCTGTATATTACTCAAATATTGCTTTTTTAAATTCTGATGGAGAACAGCCTTTTACTTGCTTAAAAACTCGGTTGAAGGTCTTTATACTGTTAAAGCCCGAGTTAAATGATATTTCTGATATAGAATCAGAGGTATTAATAAGCATATTTACAGCTTTGGATACCTTGTAGTTGTTTATATATTGTCCTAAGGTCATACCAGTGGTATCTTTAAAAAATCGAGTGAAATGATACATGCTAAAGTTGGCCGATTTTGCAACATCAGCTAGTGAGATTTCTTCCTTGTAATTTTCATCTATGTATTTTGTTACCTGTTCAAGTATTTCCAGCTTTTTCATTTGTTTGTTCAATTGAGCAGAGCCAAGCTTTTCATTTGGTATATAGCGCACTATTCCAGCTGCAATGTCATAGAGTCTGGCACCAACAAATAAATCATAGCCGGATTGTTTTTCTTTTTTTTCTCTATAGATACCTAAAATTTGTTTCTCGAAAAAGCTATGAACGCTAAATTCATTATTTGTATTATTAATATATGGAATGTGAGGGTCTAAAATTTTTATTCCCGTTAAAAGGTTTGAAAGTTCCTCAAATAGTGCAGGCTCAAAGATAAGGATAATTCTGTCACATTTTTGAGGCTGCATTATAAAATAGTGTACTTCTCCCATGCCCACAATAAAAATATCTCTATTATGTAAAGTGTATGTGGCATTGTTTTGGCCAATTTTAAGTTCTTCACCTAATACATAAATTATTTCAATTCTTTCATGCCAGTGAGGAGGAAATTCTTGAACATCAGTATTGAATATATATATTGGAAATGGTTCAGCATTATTGTTGTAAATTTTTTGATGATGTGCTTCCATAGTTAATATCCATCCGTATTTGGTAGAGCACAATATTTTACGGCATGGAATCCTCAACCTCCCTTTAACCCTATTTTATTTAACAGTGATTTTAAACCATAACGGAACACTATAGCTTAGTGTATATTTTAATATACCACTCCTATGTAACTTTTAAGCATATACTAACATAGAATATTTTATATATAAAGAATCATATATGTCTAGAAACATATTATGGTAATATATGCATCTTTTTAGTTTTCGATTTGGAACGGAATAGGAAGTAAGAAGCTTCATAAATAGTATTGGTTTTGAAGAACTTAATCCGTTGCTGCTGCAAAAATTTATAGCACGGAATCAGTATTGGTTTAACTCAGAACTTTAGGTAACCATTATACATGGTTAAGGTCAGCTAAGACCGTGATTGCTTCTGATTTTATACTAAACTTGGATGAGGAAATTAAATATACATTCATTTATATATTATTAGCTGCACTGCTAATCTTAAACACTTATTACTTTAAATTATGAAAGATGAACATGGTATTTAGAACATGTAAATAGAATAGGCAATACCATTAGAGAATTAATAATATTTTAGCTTCTGCATTGGGAAAGCCGAAGGGAGGACGCAATTTGTATAATATAAATTCATTCGGAAAGTATTCAAATAATATAAATAATGTTATATCATTTGCTATTGGTGACGTTAACGGAGATGGTATTCCTGATTATGTATATCTCACTGGAAACAAAATTCAGGATAGTTCATTTATACAAGATATTACACTCAATATAAAGGATGGTAAGACAGGACTCATACAGAACTTTAAGCTTGCATCAAATTCGGGATACAGTCCTGCAATAATTTTAGAGGACTTCACTGGAGACAAGGTTAAGGATATATTTGTAAGCATAGCCTCAGGTGGCAGTGGGGGAATTATGTTTTACTATATATTTACTGATATAAATAATCAAATAAGGATGATTTTTGATTATGAAATCTACAATAATAAATACAGCTATAAGATAGAGTATGAAAACTATTACAAAGTATCAGTAATGAATATTGAACTTCAAACAAATTATATAATAGATATAACCTATAAAGGTAAGGATTATTTAAATGATATATATATGCCAAATGGAGAACTAAAATCTCCTATTGAAGGATGGGTTGACCCATTAAGCGGCCTATATCCTGTTGATTTTGACGGAAATGGTATTTATGAATTATTAGGTTATCAAAGGATATCAGGTCAGTATCATGCTGATTCTTTAGGGTATGTACAAAGCGTACTAAAATGGAATGGAAGGAAATTTTATTTAATGGATCAGTATGTTGCAATATTTGGAGCAGAAGTTGATGAAAAAGGATAAAAACTACATATAGTATAGACAGGAGAAAAATACTAAAAAATATACAATTTTATTTTCAAAATTGTAATGTTTTTTTAGTATTTTTTACATATACATTATCGTTGAAATGATATAAAATACATACCGATGAAAATAATTCATTCTAGTTGGCGGAATTATTTCCGCCAGCTAGTCTTAATATATTTCTTCTTGAAAATTCTATCCTTATGCTGAAGTTTTGGCATAGGGATTTTTTATATTTTAAATTAAAAAAAACAATAGCCTAATCCAAGCTAAAGGTTTGTTGTGTATGGTTAATAAATAATAATAAAAACGGCAGACATAGTGGAAATGGTTGGAACCTTCAACGTTTTTGAATAATAGATAATGGTGAAAAATGCTGCAAAAGGGTACTGTAAGAACGAGTAATTTTGGTAATAAATGGATTTAATAAAAATTAAATAAAAATAAAAATTTCTATTGACATAAACCATCTTCTTTTGTATAATGTAAAAGCACGTTGCGAAACGGCAAATTTTATGGCGGCGTAGCTCAGGGGCTAGAGCATTCGGTTCATACCCGACAGGTCGTAGGTTCAAATCCCACCGCCGCTACCATAAATAAGTGATAAAATGTATCACTTATTTCGTGGCCCGTTGGTCAAGCGGTTAAGACACCGCCCTTTCACGGCGATAACAGGGGTTCGATTCCCCTACGGGTCACCATTTGGGAGCTTAGCTCAGCTGGGAGAGCATCTGCCTTACAAGCAGAGGGTCATAGGTTCGAGCCCTATAGTTCCCACCAAAAAGATTGCATTTTAATGCAATCTTTTTTTATGTACAGAAATTTATATATTATCATTATACGTTGATAATAGAATAAGTTTAAAAGATGGCTATTTGCAAATTAAGGTTATTGTATAATATAATTATATAAGCTAATCATGGTGTGTATTTGAAAGGATAGAAGCAGATGGATATAGATGAAAGCTTAATAGAAAGAATTTTAGCAAAAATTTTTGAGAAGAAAGTGTACATGGATAAAAAGCAGATTAACTACTATAGACTTGATTTGGTTGAGCGAATTACAAAAAGACTTGCATCATTTCATGATGAATGTAAGGACTGTGAAGGCTTTATTGGCAAACTTGAGAATTATATTGACACAATTGGAACTAATACAGATAAGCAAACTAAAAGGGAATATGATAAATATTTAAATGCAATTATTTCACATTTTGCTTCTAAACATAAACTTGTTGATGATAACTATTATTTGTCCACATATATGACAATTGGAATGATGTTTGGTATGGTATTTGGGGCAGTAGGTATTATTGGTGACTCTAGTAACATG
This region includes:
- a CDS encoding S1C family serine protease, which translates into the protein MLDRNNNDWNTEFQNDNNLNTQQHDNQDLNNQTQYVYNIEVKSEDQEQDNISSFEQIQGNTSWDSQSQNTSYFVNGVNQQFQSQLNYKESIVKPERKRRHNLLTYMSLVLVTSVITSFVVGGALYTSFSKQLSDVQNNISSNGGLLQTSSAENNISGTNLVASSNLRDLTVTEIAKKVGPSIVGIKMTFKTNTRNFFFGSMPSTSDAEGSGIIISSDGYIMTNYHVVEYADPNSNLKNTTLTVYLPDKREATAKFIGGDSDNDLALIKIDLTNLPVAELGDSSSVEVGDLAVAIGNPLGMEFAGSVTSGVISALNRQLKTGNMSLNLIQTDAAINPGNSGGALLNSKGQVIGINSAKISVSGVEGLGFAIPINTAKPIIEQLKTYGYVKGKPLVGITGQEVSQEISEMYGIPVGIYVVEVPTDGAAYAAGIKKGDVLVKLDGKQIKTMSDIDAVKKLHKAGDTVDAVVIRGDKTLTLKLTFTEDR
- a CDS encoding permease, producing the protein MSYKNFSTAIFYNAFDILKLKEDNAFESSFEFFSKHIKIGKVYLETYRSGIFLSEENMLFCKEFFKEKGIKVSGAITTTPKTNNTWDFSSFCYSNPEQRRQLKEVVAYTASIFDEIILDDFYFTNCKCDSCIEAKGSKSWADFRTQLLAEVSSEIMSTAKAVNPNINMIIKYPNWYDHHQFTGYTPKAQANLFDSFYTGTETRDSQYTQQVLQRYIGYFIMRYFENINPGKNLGGWFDSFDCTLDTYVEQLYMTLFSKAKEITLFCAGLLAYDYKLYVPLAGFVFEQFDKLMGHIGEPVGISCYKPFNSDGEDFIHGYLGMLGLPLEPYSEYPAESRFILLTESAKKDSDIVDKIKKSLCDGNSVMITTGLLRVLNEQLSDIAVINYTDKKSIVKEFAVHMMYCAFKDYYYSEKEILMPHIDFKTNDSWQMAVGIHTSNNHAVLLQNKYSKGKLYVLTIPDNPGDLYSYPEAVLNLIRETASINLPVHLEAPSNIGLFVYDNNTFIVESFRKTNVEFTVVVHKEDQRLSQIEPSNCHIEPQFDGISRNGNTYFKISLQPGEYKALRIE
- a CDS encoding AraC family transcriptional regulator: MEAHHQKIYNNNAEPFPIYIFNTDVQEFPPHWHERIEIIYVLGEELKIGQNNATYTLHNRDIFIVGMGEVHYFIMQPQKCDRIILIFEPALFEELSNLLTGIKILDPHIPYINNTNNEFSVHSFFEKQILGIYREKKEKQSGYDLFVGARLYDIAAGIVRYIPNEKLGSAQLNKQMKKLEILEQVTKYIDENYKEEISLADVAKSANFSMYHFTRFFKDTTGMTLGQYINNYKVSKAVNMLINTSDSISEISFNSGFNSIKTFNRVFKQVKGCSPSEFKKAIFE
- a CDS encoding FG-GAP repeat domain-containing protein, giving the protein MYNINSFGKYSNNINNVISFAIGDVNGDGIPDYVYLTGNKIQDSSFIQDITLNIKDGKTGLIQNFKLASNSGYSPAIILEDFTGDKVKDIFVSIASGGSGGIMFYYIFTDINNQIRMIFDYEIYNNKYSYKIEYENYYKVSVMNIELQTNYIIDITYKGKDYLNDIYMPNGELKSPIEGWVDPLSGLYPVDFDGNGIYELLGYQRISGQYHADSLGYVQSVLKWNGRKFYLMDQYVAIFGAEVDEKG